In the genome of Chthoniobacterales bacterium, one region contains:
- the mutS gene encoding DNA mismatch repair protein MutS: MSAPKLTPMMRQYQEIRRELPPNTLLLFRLGDFYEMFFDDAREASAILNVALTKRNDVPMCGVPYHSARAYVAKLVESGKRVAICDQVGDVTPGKLVRREISRILSAGTLDDFGLEENRNNYLAAICPGKKAHGLAWLELSTGEFRLAEIGSSAQVSDQLARLQPGELLVPDTDESVPVNLSMPPTPHDAFAFDLTQASDLIRDHFGVQSLDGFGCSNLPLGIAAAGALLHYVTRSLRRDVRHLEPPKPWHAGEYVLLDATTQANLELVESRSAEGNSLRGAIDRTLTPMGARLLRDWILHPLRDLDAITRRQDLIAALHDDPAQLAAVRDVLRDIRDMERAVGRLSLASGNARDLVALKTSLALLPPLRTALAGDGRSPLVGLADDLRTFDPLVGLLDSAVVDEPPPTTRDGGMIREGYDADLDSLRRAGTEGRRWIAELQEREIARTGIKSLKVRYNSVFGYYIEITKSNLDAVPADYTRKQTTTNAERFITPELKDMEGRILGGEERARALETEIFQQLRSAVLAELEPLQQTARAIARIDALAGLAETSRTFRYVRPKLTAGGTIKITDGRHPVLDQTMTAGRFVPNDTELDTEQNRLVILTGPNMAGKSTYIRQVALLVLLAQTGSFIPAASAEIGLVDRIFTRVGATDDLARGQSTFMVEMNETAAILNNATDRSLVILDEIGRGTSTFDGMSIAWSVAEHLHDITGCRTLFATHYHELTDLARTRPGVGNCNVAVREWNDEIIFLRKIVPGPADQSYGIQVARLAGLPEPVLKRAREILQNLENSELNAEGKPAFAEKRKRPHKLRAFTDQLDLFAGD; this comes from the coding sequence ATGTCCGCGCCGAAGCTCACCCCCATGATGCGCCAATACCAGGAGATCAGGCGCGAGCTTCCGCCGAATACTTTGCTCCTCTTCCGACTCGGAGACTTTTACGAGATGTTCTTCGATGATGCCCGCGAGGCATCAGCCATCCTCAACGTTGCCCTCACCAAGCGCAACGATGTGCCCATGTGCGGCGTCCCTTATCACAGCGCGCGCGCCTACGTCGCCAAGCTCGTGGAGTCGGGCAAGCGGGTCGCCATCTGCGACCAAGTCGGTGATGTGACACCCGGCAAACTCGTCCGGCGCGAAATTTCCCGCATTCTCAGCGCCGGCACCTTGGATGACTTTGGACTCGAGGAAAACCGGAACAATTACCTTGCGGCAATCTGCCCCGGGAAGAAAGCGCACGGCCTGGCGTGGCTGGAACTCAGCACCGGCGAATTCCGCCTCGCAGAAATCGGATCATCGGCCCAGGTCTCCGACCAGTTGGCACGGCTTCAGCCGGGCGAGCTGCTTGTTCCGGACACCGACGAATCGGTGCCGGTCAACCTTTCCATGCCTCCCACTCCGCACGACGCGTTCGCTTTCGATCTCACCCAAGCCTCCGATCTCATCCGCGACCATTTCGGCGTCCAATCCCTCGACGGCTTCGGCTGCTCAAATCTGCCCCTCGGGATCGCGGCCGCCGGAGCCCTGCTGCATTACGTGACGCGCAGCCTGCGCCGCGACGTGCGGCACCTCGAGCCCCCGAAGCCCTGGCACGCCGGAGAATACGTGCTCCTCGACGCGACAACGCAGGCAAACCTCGAACTCGTCGAGTCCCGGAGCGCCGAAGGAAACAGCCTGCGCGGCGCCATCGACCGGACCCTCACTCCCATGGGCGCACGGCTTCTTCGCGATTGGATCCTCCACCCGCTCCGCGACCTCGACGCCATCACGCGGCGCCAAGACCTCATTGCCGCCTTGCACGACGATCCGGCGCAACTTGCCGCGGTCCGCGATGTTCTCCGCGACATCCGAGACATGGAGCGCGCTGTCGGACGCCTCAGCCTCGCCTCCGGCAACGCACGCGATCTGGTCGCGCTGAAGACGTCCCTCGCCCTCTTGCCGCCGCTGCGAACCGCACTCGCCGGTGACGGCCGCTCGCCCCTTGTCGGGCTTGCGGACGACCTCCGGACTTTCGATCCACTCGTCGGGCTCCTCGATTCCGCCGTCGTGGACGAGCCTCCGCCGACTACCCGTGACGGTGGCATGATCCGCGAGGGTTACGATGCCGATCTCGACTCGCTGCGGCGCGCAGGCACCGAAGGACGCCGGTGGATTGCCGAATTGCAGGAACGCGAAATCGCGCGCACCGGAATCAAATCGCTCAAAGTCCGCTACAACTCCGTCTTCGGCTACTACATCGAGATCACCAAATCGAACCTCGACGCGGTTCCTGCGGACTACACGCGCAAACAAACCACGACGAACGCCGAGCGCTTCATCACACCCGAACTCAAGGATATGGAAGGACGCATCCTCGGCGGCGAGGAGCGCGCCCGCGCCTTGGAGACGGAAATCTTCCAGCAACTCCGCTCCGCGGTGCTCGCCGAATTGGAGCCCCTGCAGCAGACCGCGCGGGCCATAGCCCGGATCGATGCGCTCGCGGGGCTCGCCGAAACCTCACGCACCTTCCGCTACGTCCGCCCGAAACTCACGGCAGGAGGCACCATCAAAATCACCGACGGACGCCATCCAGTGCTCGACCAGACCATGACCGCGGGGCGCTTCGTGCCGAACGATACCGAGCTGGATACGGAACAAAACCGCCTTGTCATCCTCACCGGGCCCAACATGGCCGGCAAAAGCACCTACATAAGACAGGTCGCCCTCCTCGTCCTTCTCGCCCAGACCGGAAGTTTCATACCCGCGGCCAGTGCCGAAATCGGGCTCGTCGATCGAATCTTCACCCGGGTCGGCGCAACCGACGACCTCGCACGCGGACAATCCACCTTCATGGTGGAGATGAACGAGACCGCAGCGATCTTGAACAATGCCACCGACCGCAGTCTCGTTATTCTCGATGAGATAGGCCGGGGCACATCGACCTTCGACGGGATGTCCATCGCGTGGAGTGTGGCCGAGCACCTTCACGACATCACGGGTTGCCGCACGCTTTTTGCGACCCATTACCACGAACTTACCGACCTCGCGCGCACGCGGCCCGGCGTGGGCAACTGCAATGTCGCCGTCCGCGAATGGAACGACGAAATCATCTTCCTGCGGAAAATTGTTCCCGGCCCAGCGGACCAGAGCTACGGCATCCAAGTGGCCCGTCTTGCCGGCTTACCCGAACCCGTCCTCAAGCGCGCCCGGGAAATCCTGCAAAATCTCGAAAACTCCGAACTCAACGCCGAGGGCAAACCCGCTTTCGCCGAAAAGCGGAAACGCCCGCACAAACTGCGCGCGTTCACCGACCAGCTCGATCTTTTTGCAGGGGACTGA